The Thermosinus carboxydivorans Nor1 genome includes a window with the following:
- a CDS encoding [Fe-Fe] hydrogenase large subunit C-terminal domain-containing protein — protein sequence MAEQPKPLNIRPRILYQVAKAAWEGKLFEQREEICRLVMQEFQDKATQRQVANQIRIAMGLDPHDDAAVLTEDDELALMGMGSEPVVVANPDACRSCPEGDRACEKACPVAAITRDELGRLRINYEKCIGDGHCVDVCDFGALAHKSQFVPLIEILRQRSHPVYASVAPAFAGQFGPNVTPGKLRSALLKLGFTDMVETALYADLITMKEAFEYDHFVQTETDFMLTSCCCPVWIKLIESRFPELIDRISPSVSPMIASGRVIKALQPEAKVVFIGPCVAKKSEAQLPDLKGAIDFVLTFQELATIFAAAGINIEDQPDEENAQASWGGRIYGRTGGVSSAVGSTLKALVPRRAENFKPVKVDGIPDCQKVLDRIKTGQLDANFIEGMACKGGCVGGPGRLIPPEEGTAYVNSYGSVSHAQTPVENPHVYAILARLGHKQLPELTGEGPMSVLLARKLTGNS from the coding sequence ATGGCAGAACAACCCAAACCTTTGAACATTAGACCACGCATTCTTTACCAAGTAGCGAAGGCAGCCTGGGAAGGCAAGCTGTTTGAGCAACGCGAAGAAATTTGCCGGCTCGTCATGCAGGAATTCCAGGACAAAGCAACGCAGCGGCAGGTGGCCAACCAAATCCGGATTGCCATGGGTCTTGACCCCCATGATGACGCTGCCGTACTAACGGAAGACGACGAACTAGCCCTGATGGGCATGGGCAGCGAACCGGTGGTTGTCGCCAACCCGGATGCCTGCCGCTCTTGCCCGGAAGGCGACCGCGCCTGCGAAAAGGCCTGTCCGGTCGCGGCCATTACCCGTGACGAGCTTGGCCGCCTGCGCATCAACTACGAAAAATGCATCGGGGACGGCCACTGCGTCGATGTTTGCGACTTTGGTGCTCTGGCCCACAAGTCGCAGTTTGTGCCGCTCATCGAAATCCTACGGCAGCGTTCCCACCCCGTTTATGCATCCGTCGCTCCCGCTTTTGCCGGACAGTTTGGCCCAAATGTTACCCCGGGCAAACTCCGCTCTGCTCTTTTAAAACTCGGTTTTACCGACATGGTCGAAACGGCTCTGTATGCCGACTTGATTACGATGAAAGAAGCCTTCGAATACGACCACTTCGTCCAAACGGAAACAGACTTTATGCTTACCAGTTGCTGCTGCCCTGTCTGGATTAAGTTAATTGAAAGCCGTTTTCCCGAACTAATCGACCGCATTTCTCCTTCCGTTTCCCCCATGATTGCCTCCGGTCGGGTCATCAAAGCGCTGCAGCCTGAAGCAAAAGTCGTCTTTATCGGGCCCTGTGTGGCCAAAAAATCGGAAGCGCAACTTCCTGATCTAAAAGGGGCCATCGACTTTGTTCTCACATTTCAGGAGTTGGCTACCATTTTTGCGGCGGCGGGCATTAACATAGAAGACCAGCCGGACGAAGAAAACGCCCAAGCTTCATGGGGCGGCCGGATTTACGGCCGTACCGGCGGCGTCAGTAGTGCCGTAGGCAGTACGCTCAAAGCGCTCGTACCGCGACGGGCGGAAAACTTTAAACCAGTTAAAGTCGACGGTATCCCGGACTGCCAAAAGGTGCTAGATCGCATTAAGACCGGCCAACTCGACGCCAATTTCATTGAAGGTATGGCCTGCAAGGGCGGTTGTGTCGGCGGACCGGGCCGGCTGATACCGCCGGAAGAGGGAACCGCATATGTCAATAGTTACGGCAGTGTCTCTCATGCCCAAACACCGGTAGAAAACCCGCATGTTTACGCCATTTTGGCGCGTTTAGGCCACAAACAGTTGCCCGAGCTGACCGGTGAAGGCCCGATGTCTGTATTGTTAGCGCGCAAACTAACCGGGAATTCGTAG
- a CDS encoding nucleoside kinase, with protein MSDWIEVRFINGDKRRYPKETTLLAISRERAAFYTSPIVAAKVNNDIKDLQTEINDDCLVDFIDLRSEEGIRVYQRSLVFVMVAAARDLFPDGEVTVEHSLSKGLYCELNIGRAVTPEDIERLEVRMRQIVAEDRPIVRKSYQLQEAIRLFEAAGQTEKVKLLGQLKRERVSIYYCGDVYDYFYGTMAPSTGCLQVFGLLFHPPGFLLRFPEKDHPDKLPEFVPQPKLAAIFQEAEQWGKILRCGYVATLNDCIRNGQIADIIRIAEALHEKKIAQIADFVSEHRGKVRVILVAGPSSSGKTTFAHRLNIQLRVNGVWPVPISLDDYFVDRAHTPRDEKGDYDFEAIEAIDLELFNEHLTRLLSGDEVKIPSYNFVTGQREYRGRKIRIDKDQPLIIEGIHGLNERLTSAVPREQKVKIYISALTQLSIDNHNRIPTTDTRLIRRIVRDSQFRAHDALNTLKLWSSVRRGEERNIFPFQEEADVMFNSALIYELAVLKKYAEPLLEQIGPEHEVYSEARRLLNFLAYFAPVDDDEVPLNSILREFIGKSCFYK; from the coding sequence ATGTCAGACTGGATAGAGGTTCGTTTCATTAATGGAGACAAGCGGCGATATCCCAAGGAAACTACGCTGTTAGCGATAAGCCGCGAACGCGCTGCTTTTTATACCAGCCCTATTGTAGCGGCAAAAGTGAATAACGATATAAAGGACCTCCAAACTGAAATAAATGACGATTGTTTGGTAGATTTTATTGATCTGAGGTCAGAGGAAGGCATTCGGGTATATCAGCGCAGCCTTGTTTTTGTGATGGTTGCCGCCGCCCGGGATTTGTTTCCCGATGGTGAAGTGACGGTAGAGCATTCCCTTAGCAAAGGACTATACTGTGAACTTAATATTGGTCGTGCGGTGACACCTGAAGACATCGAACGGTTGGAAGTACGGATGAGGCAGATTGTGGCCGAGGACCGTCCCATTGTCCGCAAAAGCTATCAGCTGCAGGAAGCTATTCGGTTATTTGAAGCAGCTGGCCAGACGGAAAAGGTCAAACTGTTAGGCCAGCTAAAGCGTGAACGGGTAAGCATTTACTATTGTGGCGACGTATATGATTATTTTTACGGGACAATGGCGCCCTCGACCGGGTGTTTGCAGGTATTTGGCCTGTTGTTCCATCCTCCCGGGTTTTTGCTTAGGTTTCCGGAAAAAGACCATCCTGATAAACTGCCAGAATTTGTTCCTCAGCCCAAGTTGGCGGCCATATTCCAGGAAGCCGAGCAATGGGGGAAAATTCTGCGTTGCGGCTATGTCGCCACCCTCAACGACTGTATTCGTAACGGGCAGATTGCCGATATTATCCGCATTGCCGAAGCACTGCACGAGAAGAAAATTGCCCAAATCGCCGATTTTGTGTCTGAGCATCGTGGAAAAGTACGCGTTATCCTGGTTGCCGGACCGTCGTCTTCCGGTAAAACGACTTTTGCCCATCGGTTAAATATTCAGCTCCGGGTGAATGGGGTCTGGCCTGTACCAATATCGTTGGACGATTACTTTGTTGACCGGGCGCATACGCCGCGGGATGAAAAGGGCGACTATGACTTTGAAGCCATCGAAGCCATCGACTTGGAGCTCTTTAATGAACATCTTACCCGGCTGCTCAGCGGGGACGAAGTGAAGATCCCGTCGTATAATTTTGTAACCGGACAACGGGAATACCGCGGCCGCAAAATCCGGATTGACAAAGACCAGCCGCTTATTATTGAAGGCATTCATGGCCTGAATGAGCGGCTTACCAGCGCCGTACCCCGCGAGCAGAAAGTTAAGATTTATATCAGTGCGCTGACGCAGCTTTCCATCGATAATCATAACCGTATTCCCACGACCGACACGCGCCTGATTCGCCGTATTGTTCGCGACAGTCAGTTTCGTGCCCATGATGCCCTCAATACACTCAAGTTATGGTCATCGGTGCGCCGGGGGGAAGAACGCAACATCTTCCCGTTCCAGGAAGAAGCGGATGTTATGTTTAACTCGGCTCTCATTTATGAATTGGCCGTGCTAAAAAAATACGCTGAGCCCCTCCTTGAACAAATTGGCCCTGAGCACGAGGTATATTCCGAGGCGCGGAGGCTGCTCAACTTTCTGGCATACTTTGCCCCGGTCGACGATGACGAAGTTCCGCTCAACTCGATTTTACGGGAATTTATTGGCAAGTCTTGTTTTTACAAATAA
- a CDS encoding GntP family permease, with amino-acid sequence MEVIGIILSLFLLMFFAYRGFSVILFAPVFALLAATMSGLPLMPAYTELFMGKAVTYIKSFFPVFMLGAVFGKVMEDTGLAKSVAHAIIKGLGKERAILAVVLSGAVLTYGGVSLFVVVFAVYPFAAALFREADIPKRLIPGSIALGAFTFTMDSFPGTPQIQNIIPTNFFGTNIYAAPVSGLLGGTAIFILGMLWLERRRKTAQAAGEGYGNHTVNEPEHKDEINLPAWYVAVLPLLTVLVVNFIMTRVFTWDPSLLAPFQAMKLPLVAPAVKNVISIWALIIALVCGILLAIALGFNRLPTGGLAKALNAGAIGSLLAIMNTASEVGYGNVIASLPGFKSISSALMSIKIGGSPLVSEAVTVNVLAGITGSASGGMSIALDLMAKDWLAWANSIGMSPEILHRVASMASGGMDTLPHNGAVITLLAVCGLTHKDSYGDIFVMTVIKTSMVFLVILFHSLTRIL; translated from the coding sequence ATGGAAGTAATCGGGATTATTCTGAGTTTATTTTTATTAATGTTCTTTGCCTACCGTGGTTTTTCCGTAATTCTGTTTGCCCCGGTATTTGCGCTGCTCGCCGCAACCATGTCAGGCCTTCCGTTAATGCCTGCCTATACCGAACTTTTCATGGGCAAAGCGGTAACCTATATTAAATCTTTCTTCCCCGTTTTCATGCTCGGCGCCGTCTTCGGCAAGGTGATGGAAGACACCGGCCTGGCCAAAAGCGTGGCCCATGCCATCATCAAAGGCCTCGGCAAAGAACGGGCCATTCTCGCTGTCGTCCTCTCCGGAGCGGTTTTGACCTACGGCGGTGTAAGTCTGTTCGTTGTTGTTTTCGCCGTTTATCCGTTTGCCGCCGCCCTCTTCCGGGAAGCGGACATTCCCAAGCGCTTGATCCCCGGTTCCATCGCCCTTGGGGCTTTTACTTTCACGATGGATTCTTTCCCAGGCACTCCCCAAATCCAAAACATTATTCCCACTAACTTTTTCGGAACCAATATCTATGCCGCCCCGGTAAGCGGCCTTTTGGGCGGCACGGCCATTTTTATCTTGGGCATGCTGTGGCTGGAACGCCGCCGCAAAACAGCCCAAGCTGCCGGTGAAGGCTACGGCAACCATACTGTCAACGAGCCGGAACACAAAGACGAAATTAATCTGCCGGCCTGGTATGTTGCTGTTTTGCCATTGTTAACCGTATTAGTTGTCAACTTTATCATGACCCGTGTTTTCACTTGGGATCCTTCCCTGCTCGCTCCGTTCCAGGCAATGAAACTGCCACTTGTCGCCCCGGCGGTTAAAAATGTCATCAGTATTTGGGCACTTATTATCGCCTTGGTCTGCGGCATCTTGCTGGCAATCGCCCTAGGCTTCAACCGACTACCCACAGGCGGTCTGGCCAAAGCCCTCAATGCCGGCGCCATTGGTTCGCTGCTGGCGATTATGAACACCGCGTCCGAGGTCGGCTACGGCAACGTAATCGCATCGCTGCCCGGGTTCAAGTCCATTTCATCTGCACTCATGAGCATTAAGATTGGCGGTTCCCCGCTGGTCTCCGAAGCGGTTACCGTAAACGTCCTTGCCGGTATTACCGGTTCCGCCTCTGGTGGTATGTCTATCGCCCTGGACCTAATGGCCAAAGACTGGCTGGCCTGGGCCAACTCTATCGGCATGTCGCCGGAAATCCTCCACCGTGTTGCCTCCATGGCCTCCGGCGGTATGGACACCCTGCCTCACAATGGCGCGGTTATCACTCTGCTGGCCGTTTGCGGTCTCACTCACAAAGATTCCTACGGCGATATCTTTGTAATGACGGTTATAAAAACTTCTATGGTGTTCCTTGTCATTCTCTTCCACTCGCTGACAAGAATACTGTAA
- a CDS encoding APC family permease, whose product MSGEKGASIISKKDLGLVPAMALVVGMVIGSGIFMKHGKVIAAAGDSTMGLVAWLLGGVITMAAGLTIAELGAQIPRTGGLYAYLDEVYGRFWGYLFGWVQALIYGPATSAALGLYFAALFIPFFGLADQWRVPTAFVTVLFLSAVNAFGSKYGGWVQSLSTVAKLAPIVLIAIVGLWKGDGQVLGMQSGLTESAGMGAAILATLWAYDGWIGVGYVAGEMNDPAKQLPRAIVFGLGIVMLAYLFVNIAMLHVLPAAQIVALGNQAAGAIAGRLFGEIGGKLVNIGILISVFGALNGYILTSARVPYAMALQGLLPGSGWLARLHARSGAPVNAIIQQLIMTALLMMLGDPDRLTDISMFIIEVFYILGFIAVFRLRRIFPSRQRPYSVPWYPFIPGLAVVGAVYIVISTILANPIDTIYALGLTLAGVPLFWLLNKEEKAPQLLSQTESTYVKRTADLELIDNNS is encoded by the coding sequence GTGTCGGGTGAGAAAGGGGCAAGCATCATCTCTAAAAAAGATTTAGGCCTTGTTCCGGCCATGGCTCTTGTCGTTGGCATGGTCATTGGTTCGGGCATTTTTATGAAGCATGGCAAAGTTATCGCCGCGGCCGGTGATTCGACCATGGGACTGGTCGCTTGGCTGCTGGGCGGGGTAATTACCATGGCGGCAGGTTTAACTATTGCCGAGTTAGGGGCCCAAATCCCCAGAACAGGAGGGCTTTACGCATATTTGGATGAGGTGTATGGCAGGTTTTGGGGCTATTTGTTTGGTTGGGTACAAGCCCTCATTTACGGACCGGCTACATCGGCCGCTCTTGGCCTTTATTTTGCCGCACTATTTATTCCTTTTTTCGGTTTAGCGGATCAATGGCGAGTGCCAACGGCATTTGTCACCGTCCTATTTCTCAGTGCTGTTAATGCCTTTGGTTCAAAATATGGAGGTTGGGTTCAATCTTTGTCGACGGTTGCCAAACTGGCGCCGATCGTGCTCATTGCCATAGTCGGCCTATGGAAAGGCGATGGGCAGGTCCTGGGGATGCAAAGCGGTCTGACGGAGTCGGCAGGTATGGGCGCGGCTATTTTGGCGACGCTGTGGGCTTATGACGGTTGGATTGGCGTTGGTTATGTAGCCGGCGAAATGAACGATCCTGCCAAGCAATTGCCGCGGGCGATTGTTTTCGGCTTAGGAATTGTTATGTTGGCATATCTGTTTGTCAATATTGCTATGCTTCATGTATTGCCGGCAGCGCAAATCGTTGCGCTCGGCAATCAAGCGGCCGGCGCAATAGCCGGCCGGTTATTCGGCGAAATTGGCGGCAAACTTGTAAATATTGGCATTTTGATATCCGTTTTCGGTGCGCTTAACGGTTATATTCTTACCAGTGCCCGTGTCCCTTATGCTATGGCTTTACAGGGGTTGCTCCCCGGTTCAGGGTGGCTGGCGCGGCTCCACGCGCGTTCCGGTGCGCCTGTTAATGCTATTATTCAGCAGCTTATTATGACTGCCTTATTGATGATGCTGGGGGACCCTGACCGGCTTACCGACATCTCCATGTTCATTATAGAAGTCTTTTATATTCTGGGCTTTATCGCTGTGTTTCGGTTGCGCCGCATTTTCCCGTCGCGGCAGCGTCCCTACAGTGTTCCCTGGTATCCCTTTATTCCGGGTTTGGCAGTTGTTGGTGCTGTTTATATCGTTATCAGTACAATACTGGCTAATCCTATAGATACCATCTACGCGCTCGGATTAACGCTAGCCGGCGTTCCTTTATTCTGGCTTCTTAATAAGGAAGAAAAGGCGCCGCAACTGCTATCGCAAACAGAATCCACATACGTCAAACGAACGGCTGACCTAGAGTTGATCGATAACAATTCATAA
- a CDS encoding GntP family permease, translating into MEVLGIILSLFLLMFFAYRGFSVILFAPVFALLAASMSGLPLMPAYTELFMAKAVTYVKSFFPVFMLGAVFGKVMEDTGLAKSIAHAIIQSLGKERAILSVVLACAVLTYGGVSLFVVVFAVYPFAASLFKEADIPKRLIPGSIALGSFTFTMDAFPGTPQIQNIIPTNFFGTNIYAAPILGLIGGSTIFVLGMMWLEHRRKKAQAAGEGYGSHTLNEPEIKDEANLPSWQVAILPLLTVLAVNFVMTRIFNWDPNLLKAFQAMKLPLVAPAVKNVIGIWSLIIALVCGITLAVVLGFNRLPKGGLAKALNAGAIGSLLAIMNTASEVGYGNVVASLSGFKQISSALMNIKVGGSPLVSEAVTVNILAGITGSASGGMSIALDLMAKDWLAWASSIGLSPEVLHRVASMASGGMDTLPHNGAVITLLAVCGLTHKDSYPDIFAMTIIKTFMVFVIIALHTLTGIL; encoded by the coding sequence ATGGAAGTTTTAGGTATAATTCTCAGTTTGTTTCTATTGATGTTTTTTGCCTACAGAGGTTTTTCAGTAATACTGTTTGCCCCTGTATTCGCGCTGCTCGCTGCATCTATGTCGGGACTGCCCCTGATGCCCGCTTATACCGAGCTGTTCATGGCCAAAGCGGTAACCTACGTTAAGTCTTTCTTTCCCGTATTCATGTTAGGTGCTGTATTTGGTAAAGTAATGGAAGATACCGGCCTGGCCAAAAGTATCGCCCACGCCATTATTCAGAGCCTGGGCAAGGAACGAGCTATTCTGTCGGTCGTCCTCGCCTGCGCCGTCTTGACCTACGGCGGTGTCAGCCTGTTCGTCGTGGTATTCGCCGTTTATCCTTTTGCTGCATCTCTGTTTAAGGAAGCCGATATTCCCAAGCGCCTCATCCCCGGTTCCATCGCCCTTGGTTCCTTCACCTTTACTATGGACGCTTTTCCTGGCACTCCACAAATCCAAAACATTATTCCTACCAACTTTTTCGGAACCAATATTTACGCGGCGCCCATTTTAGGGCTGATTGGCGGTTCCACTATATTCGTGCTTGGCATGATGTGGCTGGAGCACCGTCGCAAGAAAGCTCAGGCTGCGGGTGAAGGCTACGGCAGCCATACTCTGAATGAACCGGAAATTAAAGATGAAGCCAACTTACCATCCTGGCAAGTTGCCATACTGCCGCTGCTCACCGTATTGGCGGTCAACTTTGTTATGACCCGCATATTCAACTGGGATCCCAACCTGCTGAAAGCCTTCCAGGCCATGAAACTTCCGCTGGTGGCGCCGGCAGTCAAAAACGTTATCGGCATCTGGTCCCTCATTATCGCTCTTGTGTGTGGCATTACCCTTGCCGTTGTCCTTGGCTTCAACCGGCTCCCCAAAGGCGGGCTGGCTAAAGCCTTGAATGCCGGTGCTATCGGTTCGCTCTTGGCCATCATGAATACCGCCTCCGAGGTTGGTTATGGCAATGTAGTTGCTTCACTTTCCGGCTTCAAGCAAATTTCCTCTGCCCTGATGAACATCAAAGTAGGCGGCTCCCCACTCGTATCTGAAGCAGTTACTGTTAATATCCTGGCAGGCATTACTGGATCGGCTTCAGGCGGCATGTCCATCGCCCTAGACTTAATGGCCAAAGACTGGCTGGCCTGGGCCAGCTCTATTGGCTTGTCGCCAGAAGTCCTCCACAGAGTCGCCTCGATGGCCTCCGGTGGTATGGATACCCTGCCTCACAATGGTGCGGTTATTACCCTGCTAGCCGTTTGTGGTCTCACTCACAAGGATTCCTACCCTGACATTTTCGCCATGACGATTATCAAAACATTTATGGTCTTTGTCATAATAGCCCTTCATACTCTTACCGGAATACTGTAA
- a CDS encoding hydrolase: MYHSHKLNKADSVLVVVDVQDKLLHAIHDWPDVLENTVKMIKFAQVLEVPVVVTEQYPRGLGATNEKIRELFPQFTAYEKTVFSCFGAPGFGEKLAELGARTLVIVGIEAHICVLQTALEALARGFNVHIAADAVGSRLPANKEIGLAKMRQAGGIITSTEIALYEWLERADSKEFKTVLPLIK, translated from the coding sequence ATGTATCACTCTCATAAACTAAATAAGGCTGACAGCGTATTGGTGGTAGTAGATGTGCAGGATAAGTTGCTCCATGCTATTCATGACTGGCCTGACGTTCTCGAAAATACCGTAAAAATGATTAAATTTGCCCAGGTTTTGGAAGTCCCTGTCGTGGTAACCGAGCAGTACCCCCGCGGCCTTGGCGCGACTAATGAAAAGATTCGCGAACTTTTTCCCCAATTTACCGCTTATGAAAAAACGGTCTTTAGCTGCTTTGGGGCGCCGGGCTTTGGTGAGAAACTTGCCGAACTTGGCGCCAGAACGCTGGTTATTGTCGGTATTGAGGCCCACATTTGCGTATTACAAACCGCTCTTGAAGCTTTGGCGCGTGGGTTTAACGTGCATATAGCGGCTGACGCCGTCGGCTCACGACTGCCCGCTAATAAAGAAATAGGCCTTGCCAAGATGCGTCAGGCCGGAGGGATAATTACTAGTACCGAGATTGCCCTGTACGAATGGCTTGAGCGTGCCGACAGTAAAGAATTCAAGACTGTTTTGCCACTGATTAAATAG
- a CDS encoding pyruvate carboxylase subunit B encodes MSNKRPVKIVETVLRDGHQSLAATRMRTSDMLPVLEQLDNVGYWAIEAWGGATFDSCLRFLNEDPWERLRTLKKHLKKTPIQMLLRGQNVLGYNHYADDVVREFVFRAVENGVGVIRIFDALNDVRNLEVAMRAAKEAGAHVQGAFVYTISPYHDKESFLKVAKDLVQLGADSICIKDMSGLLAPYVAYDLVKTLKADINVPIHLHTHYTSGMASMTYLKAIEAGVDIIDCALSPFALGTSQPATEAIVAALEGTDRDTGIKKEQLFPIADHFRAVKKQLAETFKLNTAIDIDTKVLTFQIPGGMLSNLLNQMKEQGMADKYPELLEEMPRVRAELGYPPLVTPTSQITGSMAAFNVMLGRYKIVPREVKDLVRGKYGRTPAPIDPEFVKMIVGDEPIITHRPADDIPPQMDSLRQELAEKGYPNASVEDVLSYALFPEVALKFFETNRK; translated from the coding sequence ATGTCGAATAAACGACCTGTTAAAATCGTAGAAACAGTGCTGCGCGACGGGCATCAGTCGCTGGCAGCCACCAGGATGCGGACCTCAGACATGCTGCCCGTGCTGGAACAACTGGACAATGTCGGCTACTGGGCCATTGAAGCCTGGGGCGGCGCCACTTTCGACAGTTGCCTGCGCTTCTTGAACGAAGACCCCTGGGAGCGCCTGCGCACCCTGAAAAAGCACCTGAAAAAGACGCCTATTCAGATGCTGCTGCGCGGCCAAAACGTCCTTGGCTATAATCATTATGCCGACGACGTTGTTAGAGAATTTGTTTTCCGCGCTGTCGAGAACGGCGTTGGCGTCATCCGGATCTTTGACGCCCTCAATGACGTGCGTAACCTGGAAGTGGCCATGCGAGCAGCAAAAGAGGCTGGCGCTCATGTCCAAGGCGCTTTTGTCTACACCATCAGTCCCTACCATGACAAAGAAAGCTTCCTAAAGGTAGCTAAAGACTTGGTTCAGCTTGGCGCTGACTCAATTTGTATCAAAGACATGTCCGGCTTGTTGGCCCCCTATGTGGCCTACGATCTTGTCAAAACCCTGAAAGCCGACATCAATGTACCCATCCATCTGCATACCCACTATACCAGCGGAATGGCTTCCATGACCTACCTGAAAGCAATTGAAGCCGGCGTAGATATCATTGACTGCGCCCTTTCACCCTTTGCCTTAGGTACTTCCCAACCGGCTACCGAGGCGATTGTTGCCGCTCTTGAAGGAACCGACCGCGATACCGGCATCAAAAAAGAACAACTTTTCCCCATCGCCGATCACTTCCGTGCCGTGAAAAAACAGTTGGCGGAAACCTTCAAGTTGAATACCGCTATCGATATTGATACCAAAGTGTTGACCTTCCAAATCCCGGGCGGCATGCTATCCAACCTCCTTAACCAGATGAAAGAGCAGGGCATGGCTGATAAGTATCCTGAACTACTGGAGGAAATGCCACGCGTCCGCGCCGAGCTTGGCTATCCGCCGCTCGTTACTCCCACTAGCCAAATTACGGGTTCCATGGCGGCCTTTAACGTCATGCTGGGCCGTTATAAGATTGTCCCGCGGGAAGTTAAAGACTTGGTACGCGGTAAATATGGGCGTACACCGGCGCCGATCGATCCTGAATTTGTCAAAATGATCGTCGGCGACGAACCCATTATCACCCACCGTCCGGCCGATGACATTCCACCCCAAATGGACAGCCTGCGCCAAGAACTGGCGGAAAAAGGCTACCCCAACGCGTCAGTAGAAGATGTCCTGTCTTATGCCCTCTTCCCCGAAGTAGCCCTCAAATTCTTTGAAACCAACCGTAAATAA